A genomic stretch from Arachis stenosperma cultivar V10309 chromosome 3, arast.V10309.gnm1.PFL2, whole genome shotgun sequence includes:
- the LOC130969103 gene encoding DExH-box ATP-dependent RNA helicase DExH10 isoform X1 — protein sequence MEELKESPTLGKRKEPEYDSQSERTTEISTQTKTPEPQKPTPKKPRSSARTCVHEVAVPSGYNSTKDESLHGTLSNPVYNGPMAKTYPFTLDPFQSVSVACLERNESVLVSAHTSAGKTAVAEYAIAMSFRDKQRVIYTSPLKALSNQKYRELYQEFKDVGLMTGDVTLSPNATCLVMTTEILRGMLYRGSEVLKEVAWVIFDEIHYMKDRERGVVWEESIIFLPPAIKMVFLSATMSNATEFAEWICNIHKQPCHVVYTDFRPTPLQHYVFPVGGSGLYLVVDENEQFREENFLKLQDTFSKQKVVDRGRGAKSNGKHGKGGSGGSDIYKIVKVSCPSLYYCRAHLVVYMQSRYKKMIMERKFQPVIIFSFSRRECEQHAMSMSKLDFNTQEEKDTVEDVFRSAVLCLNEDDRSLPAIELMLPLLQRGIAVHHSGLLPVIKELVELLFQEGLVKALFATETFAMGLNMPAKTVVFTAVKKWDGDSHRYIGSGEYIQMSGRAGRRGKDERGICIIMIDEQMEMNNLKEMVLGKPAPLVSTFRLSYYSILNLMSRAEGQFTAEHVIKNSFHQFQYEKALPGIGKRVSKLEEEVALLDASGEAEVSEYHKLKLEIAQLEKKMMAQIIRPEMILYFLVPGRLIRVREGGTDWGWGVVVNVVKKPAGGGYIVDTLLHCSPSSNENSSRPKPCPPRPGEKGEMHVVPVQLPLIAALSKLRVSIPPDLRPLEARQSILLAVQELGNRFPQGLPKLNPVKDMDIRDSVIVELVTQIEELEKKLFSHPMHKHQDVDQIKCFQRKAEVNHEIQQLKTKMRDSQLQKFREELKNRSRVLKKLGHIDADGVVQLKGRAACLIDTGDELLVTELMFNGTFNDLDHHQVAALASCFIPGDKSTEQIQLRTELARPLQQLQDSARRIAEIQHECKLDINVNEYVESTVRPYLMDVIYSWSKGANFADVIQMTDVFEGSIIRSARRLDEFLNQLRAAANAVGEVDLEKKFTAAGESLRRGIMFANSLYL from the exons ATGGAGGAACTGAAGGAATCTCCAACACTGGGAAAACGGAAGGAACCTGAATACGATTCACAATCAGAACGCACCACCGAAATCTCAACCCAAACCAAAACACCAGAACCCCAGAAACCAACTCCGAAGAAGCCTCGAAGCTCAGCACGAACCTGCGTCCACGAAGTCGCTGTTCCCAGCGGTTACAACTCCACCAAGGACGAATCCCTCCATGGCACACTCTCCAACCCTGTCTATAATGGTCCCATGGCCAAAACCTACCCTTTCACCCTCGACCCCTTCCAGAGTGTCTCTGTTGCGTGCCTCGAGCGCAATGAGTCAGTGCTTGTCTCCGCCCACACCTCCGCTGGAAAAACCGCCGTCGCCGAATACGCCATTGCAATGTCGTTCAGGGACAAGCAGAGAGTCATCTACACTTCGCCCCTGAAGGCTCTCAGCAACCAGAAGTACCGGGAGCTCTATCAGGAGTTCAAAGATGTTGGCCTTATGACCGGTGATGTTACCCTTTCGCCTAACGCCACTTGCCTTGTAATGACTACTGAGATTCTTAGGGGTATGCTTTACAGGGGCTCTGAGGTTTTGAAGGAAGTTGCTTGGGTTATCTTTGATGAGATTCATTATATGAAGGATCGTGAGAGGGGTGTTGTTTGGGAAGAGAGTATAATCTTTTTGCCGCCCGCTATTAAGATGGTTTTTTTGTCTGCAACTATGTCGAATGCAACCGAGTTTGCAGAGTGGATTTGTAATATTCACAAGCAGCCTTGCCATGTTGTGTACACTGACTTTAGGCCTACTCCTTTGCAGCACTATGTTTTCCCCGTGGGGGGCAGTGGATTGTATTTGGTTGTTGATGAAAATGAGCAGTTCAGGGAGGAGAATTTCTTGAAGCTGCAGGATACTTTTTCAAAGCAGAAAGTGGTCGACAGAGGCAGGGGTGCTAAATCCAATGGCAAACATGGAAAAGGAGGTTCTGGCGGGTCAGACATATACAAGATTGTCAAGGTCAGTTGTCCTTCTTTGTATTATTGCCGGGCTCATCTTGTTGTTTACATGCAAAGCCGATATAAAAAG aTGATAATGGAACGGAAATTCCAACCTGTTATCATATTTAGCTTCAGCAGAAGAGAGTGTGAACAGCATGCAATGTCGATGTCTAAGCTTGACTTCAATACCCAAGAGGAGAAGGACACAGTGGAAGATGTTTTTCGCAGTGCAGTGCTCTGTTTGAATGAAGATGACAGGAGCTTACCGGCAATTGAGTTGATGTTGCCACTCCTTCAGCGAGGGATTGCTGTCCATCATTCTGGCCTTCTTCCTGTCATCAAAGAATTGGTTGAGCTTCTCTTCCAGGAAGGCCTTGTAAAGGCCCTCTTTGCTACTGAGACA TTTGCAATGGGTTTGAATATGCCAGCAAAAACTGTTGTGTTCACTGCCGTTAAAAAGTGGGATGGTGATAGTCACCGATATATTGGATCCGGTGAATATATACAG ATGAGTGGAAGAGCTGGGCGTCGTGGCAAGGATGAGCGCGGAATTTGTATCATAATGATTGATGAGCAA ATGGAAATGAATAACCTCAAGGAAATGGTTTTGGGTAAACCTGCGCCTTTAGTTAGTACTTTCAGGTTAAGCTACTactcaattttaaatttgatgagCCGTGCTGAAGGCCAGTTCACCGCAGAACACGTGATAAAAAATTCATTTCATCAATTTCAATATGAAAAG GCCTTACCTGGTATAGGGAAAAGGGTGTCAAAGCTAGAGGAAGAAGTAGCTTTGCTTGATGCTTCAGGGGAG GCTGAAGTATCTGAATATCATAAGCTGAAACTGGAAATTGCACAGCTTGAAAAGAAGATGATGGCACAAATAATAAGACCTGAAAtgattctttattttcttgtccCTGGTCGATTG ATCAGAGTGAGAGAAGGTGGAACTGATTGGGGCTGGGGTGTTGTTGTCAATGTTGTTAAGAAACCTGCTGGTGGTGGTTATATAGTTGATACTTTGCTTCATTGTTCACCTAGTTCAAATGAAAATAGCTCACGGCCAAAGCCATGTCCGCCTCGCCCTGGAGAGAAAGGTGAAATGCATGTG GTCCCTGTTCAATTACCATTAATTGCTGCTCTTAGTAAATTGAGGGTCTCCATACCTCCTGACCTTCGGCCCTTGGAAGCAAGGCAGAGCATATTGCTTGCTGTACAGGAGCTGGGCAACCGTTTTCCTCAAGGTCTTCCAAAGCTTAACCCTGTGAAG GACATGGACATACGTGATTCTGTGATAGTTGAGCTTGTAACTCAAATCGAGGAACTtgagaaaaaattattttctcatCCTATGCATAAG CACCAAGATGTGGATCAAATTAAGTGCTTTCAGAGGAAAGCAGAAGTAAATCATGAAATTCAGCAACTGAAGACGAAAATGCGTGATTCTCAG CTACAAAAATTTCGTGAAGAATTAAAGAATCGCTCACGGGTCTTGAAGAAGCTTGGTCACATTGATGCTGATGGTGTAGTTCAGTTGAAGGGACGGGCAGCCTGCTTGATTGACACGGGCGATGAACTCCTTGTCACTGAATTAATGTTTAATG GTACCTTTAATGATCTTGACCATCATCAAGTTGCTGCCCTTGCAAGTTGTTTTATACCAGGAGATAAATCAACTGAGCAGATACAACTGAGAACTGAGCTTGCTAGACCTCTTCAACAGCTTCAAGATAGTGCAAGAAGGATAGCAGAG ATACAACATGAATGCAAATTGGATATAAATGTGAATGAGTACGTAGAGTCAACAGTGAGGCCATACTTGATGGATGTAATATACTCTTGGTCAAAG GGTGCAAATTTTGCGGATGTTATACAAATGACTGACGTCTTTGAGGGAAGTATCATCAGGAGTGCTAGAAGGCTTGATGAGTTTTTGAATCAG TTGCGTGCTGCTGCTAATGCAGTTGGGGAGGTCGATTTGGAGAAGAAATTTACAGCAGCAGGTGAAAGCCTTCGACGAGGAATTATGTTTGCAAATTCTCTGTACCTATGA
- the LOC130969103 gene encoding DExH-box ATP-dependent RNA helicase DExH10 isoform X2, with the protein MEELKESPTLGKRKEPEYDSQSERTTEISTQTKTPEPQKPTPKKPRSSARTCVHEVAVPSGYNSTKDESLHGTLSNPVYNGPMAKTYPFTLDPFQSVSVACLERNESVLVSAHTSAGKTAVAEYAIAMSFRDKQRVIYTSPLKALSNQKYRELYQEFKDVGLMTGDVTLSPNATCLVMTTEILRGMLYRGSEVLKEVAWVIFDEIHYMKDRERGVVWEESIIFLPPAIKMVFLSATMSNATEFAEWICNIHKQPCHVVYTDFRPTPLQHYVFPVGGSGLYLVVDENEQFREENFLKLQDTFSKQKVVDRGRGAKSNGKHGKGGSGGSDIYKIVKMIMERKFQPVIIFSFSRRECEQHAMSMSKLDFNTQEEKDTVEDVFRSAVLCLNEDDRSLPAIELMLPLLQRGIAVHHSGLLPVIKELVELLFQEGLVKALFATETFAMGLNMPAKTVVFTAVKKWDGDSHRYIGSGEYIQMSGRAGRRGKDERGICIIMIDEQMEMNNLKEMVLGKPAPLVSTFRLSYYSILNLMSRAEGQFTAEHVIKNSFHQFQYEKALPGIGKRVSKLEEEVALLDASGEAEVSEYHKLKLEIAQLEKKMMAQIIRPEMILYFLVPGRLIRVREGGTDWGWGVVVNVVKKPAGGGYIVDTLLHCSPSSNENSSRPKPCPPRPGEKGEMHVVPVQLPLIAALSKLRVSIPPDLRPLEARQSILLAVQELGNRFPQGLPKLNPVKDMDIRDSVIVELVTQIEELEKKLFSHPMHKHQDVDQIKCFQRKAEVNHEIQQLKTKMRDSQLQKFREELKNRSRVLKKLGHIDADGVVQLKGRAACLIDTGDELLVTELMFNGTFNDLDHHQVAALASCFIPGDKSTEQIQLRTELARPLQQLQDSARRIAEIQHECKLDINVNEYVESTVRPYLMDVIYSWSKGANFADVIQMTDVFEGSIIRSARRLDEFLNQLRAAANAVGEVDLEKKFTAAGESLRRGIMFANSLYL; encoded by the exons ATGGAGGAACTGAAGGAATCTCCAACACTGGGAAAACGGAAGGAACCTGAATACGATTCACAATCAGAACGCACCACCGAAATCTCAACCCAAACCAAAACACCAGAACCCCAGAAACCAACTCCGAAGAAGCCTCGAAGCTCAGCACGAACCTGCGTCCACGAAGTCGCTGTTCCCAGCGGTTACAACTCCACCAAGGACGAATCCCTCCATGGCACACTCTCCAACCCTGTCTATAATGGTCCCATGGCCAAAACCTACCCTTTCACCCTCGACCCCTTCCAGAGTGTCTCTGTTGCGTGCCTCGAGCGCAATGAGTCAGTGCTTGTCTCCGCCCACACCTCCGCTGGAAAAACCGCCGTCGCCGAATACGCCATTGCAATGTCGTTCAGGGACAAGCAGAGAGTCATCTACACTTCGCCCCTGAAGGCTCTCAGCAACCAGAAGTACCGGGAGCTCTATCAGGAGTTCAAAGATGTTGGCCTTATGACCGGTGATGTTACCCTTTCGCCTAACGCCACTTGCCTTGTAATGACTACTGAGATTCTTAGGGGTATGCTTTACAGGGGCTCTGAGGTTTTGAAGGAAGTTGCTTGGGTTATCTTTGATGAGATTCATTATATGAAGGATCGTGAGAGGGGTGTTGTTTGGGAAGAGAGTATAATCTTTTTGCCGCCCGCTATTAAGATGGTTTTTTTGTCTGCAACTATGTCGAATGCAACCGAGTTTGCAGAGTGGATTTGTAATATTCACAAGCAGCCTTGCCATGTTGTGTACACTGACTTTAGGCCTACTCCTTTGCAGCACTATGTTTTCCCCGTGGGGGGCAGTGGATTGTATTTGGTTGTTGATGAAAATGAGCAGTTCAGGGAGGAGAATTTCTTGAAGCTGCAGGATACTTTTTCAAAGCAGAAAGTGGTCGACAGAGGCAGGGGTGCTAAATCCAATGGCAAACATGGAAAAGGAGGTTCTGGCGGGTCAGACATATACAAGATTGTCAAG aTGATAATGGAACGGAAATTCCAACCTGTTATCATATTTAGCTTCAGCAGAAGAGAGTGTGAACAGCATGCAATGTCGATGTCTAAGCTTGACTTCAATACCCAAGAGGAGAAGGACACAGTGGAAGATGTTTTTCGCAGTGCAGTGCTCTGTTTGAATGAAGATGACAGGAGCTTACCGGCAATTGAGTTGATGTTGCCACTCCTTCAGCGAGGGATTGCTGTCCATCATTCTGGCCTTCTTCCTGTCATCAAAGAATTGGTTGAGCTTCTCTTCCAGGAAGGCCTTGTAAAGGCCCTCTTTGCTACTGAGACA TTTGCAATGGGTTTGAATATGCCAGCAAAAACTGTTGTGTTCACTGCCGTTAAAAAGTGGGATGGTGATAGTCACCGATATATTGGATCCGGTGAATATATACAG ATGAGTGGAAGAGCTGGGCGTCGTGGCAAGGATGAGCGCGGAATTTGTATCATAATGATTGATGAGCAA ATGGAAATGAATAACCTCAAGGAAATGGTTTTGGGTAAACCTGCGCCTTTAGTTAGTACTTTCAGGTTAAGCTACTactcaattttaaatttgatgagCCGTGCTGAAGGCCAGTTCACCGCAGAACACGTGATAAAAAATTCATTTCATCAATTTCAATATGAAAAG GCCTTACCTGGTATAGGGAAAAGGGTGTCAAAGCTAGAGGAAGAAGTAGCTTTGCTTGATGCTTCAGGGGAG GCTGAAGTATCTGAATATCATAAGCTGAAACTGGAAATTGCACAGCTTGAAAAGAAGATGATGGCACAAATAATAAGACCTGAAAtgattctttattttcttgtccCTGGTCGATTG ATCAGAGTGAGAGAAGGTGGAACTGATTGGGGCTGGGGTGTTGTTGTCAATGTTGTTAAGAAACCTGCTGGTGGTGGTTATATAGTTGATACTTTGCTTCATTGTTCACCTAGTTCAAATGAAAATAGCTCACGGCCAAAGCCATGTCCGCCTCGCCCTGGAGAGAAAGGTGAAATGCATGTG GTCCCTGTTCAATTACCATTAATTGCTGCTCTTAGTAAATTGAGGGTCTCCATACCTCCTGACCTTCGGCCCTTGGAAGCAAGGCAGAGCATATTGCTTGCTGTACAGGAGCTGGGCAACCGTTTTCCTCAAGGTCTTCCAAAGCTTAACCCTGTGAAG GACATGGACATACGTGATTCTGTGATAGTTGAGCTTGTAACTCAAATCGAGGAACTtgagaaaaaattattttctcatCCTATGCATAAG CACCAAGATGTGGATCAAATTAAGTGCTTTCAGAGGAAAGCAGAAGTAAATCATGAAATTCAGCAACTGAAGACGAAAATGCGTGATTCTCAG CTACAAAAATTTCGTGAAGAATTAAAGAATCGCTCACGGGTCTTGAAGAAGCTTGGTCACATTGATGCTGATGGTGTAGTTCAGTTGAAGGGACGGGCAGCCTGCTTGATTGACACGGGCGATGAACTCCTTGTCACTGAATTAATGTTTAATG GTACCTTTAATGATCTTGACCATCATCAAGTTGCTGCCCTTGCAAGTTGTTTTATACCAGGAGATAAATCAACTGAGCAGATACAACTGAGAACTGAGCTTGCTAGACCTCTTCAACAGCTTCAAGATAGTGCAAGAAGGATAGCAGAG ATACAACATGAATGCAAATTGGATATAAATGTGAATGAGTACGTAGAGTCAACAGTGAGGCCATACTTGATGGATGTAATATACTCTTGGTCAAAG GGTGCAAATTTTGCGGATGTTATACAAATGACTGACGTCTTTGAGGGAAGTATCATCAGGAGTGCTAGAAGGCTTGATGAGTTTTTGAATCAG TTGCGTGCTGCTGCTAATGCAGTTGGGGAGGTCGATTTGGAGAAGAAATTTACAGCAGCAGGTGAAAGCCTTCGACGAGGAATTATGTTTGCAAATTCTCTGTACCTATGA